A genomic stretch from Desulfurococcaceae archaeon MEX13E-LK6-19 includes:
- a CDS encoding class I SAM-dependent methyltransferase, which yields MAIVPYIPSPMKVVKEALYTVSIGENDVLYDLGAGDGRVVIEAAKQGAYAIAVEIDPYLCEVIRKKALEEGVADRVSVIEASFFDIDLSNATVVYVYLYKSINDILKEKFEKELPIGTRIITIDFPIPSWVPLAVRHTLDEKGIPRTIHIYIKGISNPLARTKKTLVIDYKFIARKIKCIRSL from the coding sequence TTGGCCATAGTCCCATATATACCATCTCCAATGAAGGTTGTAAAAGAAGCACTTTACACTGTATCTATTGGTGAGAATGACGTACTTTACGATCTTGGTGCTGGCGATGGGCGTGTTGTTATTGAGGCAGCTAAGCAAGGTGCTTATGCTATTGCTGTCGAAATAGATCCTTACCTATGTGAAGTTATTAGAAAGAAAGCGCTTGAAGAAGGCGTTGCTGATAGAGTTAGTGTTATTGAAGCAAGTTTCTTTGATATAGATCTAAGCAATGCCACAGTAGTATATGTATATCTTTATAAGAGTATTAATGATATCCTTAAAGAGAAGTTTGAAAAAGAATTACCCATAGGCACACGTATAATAACTATTGATTTCCCTATTCCTTCATGGGTACCATTGGCTGTGAGACATACTCTAGACGAGAAAGGTATTCCCAGGACTATACACATTTATATTAAAGGTATTAGTAATCCTCTTGCACGTACAAAAAAGACTCTTGTCATAGACTACAAATTCATTGCGAGGAAAA
- a CDS encoding Zn-ribbon domain-containing OB-fold protein, whose protein sequence is MEFSIARFWREKHAHYRLKAVKCRKCGKISYPPSTVCRYCGSKELEEIELMEPGKVLTWTVIYSAPEGYEEYKPIIIAIVELINSKVKILTQLTDIEPNEVKEGMLVEPVLRRVSEDGESGLIYYGIKFRPMLAKHG, encoded by the coding sequence ATGGAGTTCTCTATAGCTAGATTCTGGAGAGAAAAACACGCACACTACAGGCTAAAAGCAGTTAAGTGCCGTAAGTGCGGTAAAATAAGCTATCCTCCATCAACTGTCTGTAGGTATTGTGGTTCAAAAGAGCTTGAAGAAATAGAGCTTATGGAGCCCGGGAAAGTCTTAACCTGGACGGTAATTTACAGTGCACCTGAGGGTTACGAAGAATACAAGCCAATAATAATAGCAATTGTAGAGCTAATTAATAGTAAGGTAAAGATACTAACCCAACTAACCGACATCGAGCCCAATGAAGTTAAAGAGGGAATGCTTGTAGAACCTGTACTAAGAAGGGTTAGCGAAGACGGAGAATCAGGACTTATATACTATGGTATCAAGTTTAGACCTATGCTTGCCAAGCACGGTTGA
- a CDS encoding DUF2192 domain-containing protein produces MKAKKNLYKKKIQTIVDILGDIVNLKDIEREQLIKMVEKIYNERNIEPFRGKAYPPDIFDKELASLYVVGKYGLGLDDDYPELFRKIFDKEIRFDEAIEHLMNGEYEEARKILSELSPQKEIDSNTLARMFRIAFTKIILGFDDENRFFELLKRAKEAFPEEERTVRNYVRYYIAFRTAEAIAKGNIRDKLAKEIFKQALSARLGIEKILPSDDYIREICVNVFKVPREILEKILTSKKEKE; encoded by the coding sequence GTGAAAGCAAAGAAGAATCTATATAAAAAGAAAATACAAACCATAGTCGACATACTAGGTGATATAGTAAATCTCAAGGATATCGAGCGAGAACAGTTAATCAAGATGGTTGAAAAGATCTATAACGAGAGAAACATAGAGCCATTCAGAGGAAAAGCATATCCACCGGATATATTTGATAAAGAACTTGCAAGCCTATATGTAGTAGGAAAATATGGACTAGGGCTTGATGACGATTACCCTGAATTATTCAGAAAAATCTTTGATAAAGAAATAAGATTTGATGAAGCTATTGAGCATTTGATGAACGGTGAATACGAAGAGGCAAGAAAAATACTATCAGAACTATCTCCACAAAAAGAAATAGACAGCAATACTCTTGCAAGGATGTTCCGAATAGCTTTTACAAAGATTATACTTGGGTTTGATGACGAGAATAGATTCTTTGAGTTATTGAAACGTGCAAAAGAAGCTTTTCCTGAAGAAGAACGGACTGTCAGGAACTATGTGAGGTACTATATAGCCTTTAGAACAGCTGAGGCTATAGCAAAGGGTAATATCAGAGATAAACTAGCTAAGGAGATCTTTAAGCAGGCTCTCTCAGCCCGTCTTGGTATAGAAAAAATTCTGCCGTCAGATGACTACATTAGAGAAATATGTGTTAATGTGTTCAAGGTTCCTAGAGAAATATTAGAGAAGATATTGACTTCCAAGAAAGAAAAAGAGTAG
- a CDS encoding radical SAM protein, whose protein sequence is MKRIALVYPSIYEAALSSLVFHMIYFMINTKYDEVFVERFVLEKLHGAEPEPRSLETNSPLKDFDVIIASLHYEPDYVNLLRILLAGGIEVDRKKRRKPLLFVGGPAPMSNPMPLKNIVDGVLIGEAEELIPVLVEEYLSNDDKSSLLQALDSKKGFYIPEIDNTTERVWVKNINETFYPITQIQSLDREPVYGRGFLLETARGCPRWCRFCLEGRLFKPFRTRSKTVLKKLVDKGLNLNNLNRVIIYSLFFPSENDVWLLEYLNGLGVKASLPSMRLDAINDNVLELIKDIGQKTITIAPENVSMKGLYAFCKCFRNQDIWDKPFTIIDKGFDLKMYFILGFKGESIDDVKTNIDYIKRIAKHAKSRKRGLSVTVNPLVPKPKTPFQWIGMIDLERAKQIISYTRNELRGLVDTRPLYVNWAWIQASIALADESIGRILVEWAIEGGGLGGWRRVLRRTGYSTKYVFTGRKYGETLPWDKVVLGEYVEEVVEKEYIVLKKLLGL, encoded by the coding sequence ATGAAGAGGATAGCATTAGTATATCCAAGTATATACGAGGCGGCTTTATCTAGTCTGGTCTTCCACATGATCTACTTTATGATAAACACTAAGTATGATGAGGTTTTTGTTGAAAGATTTGTTTTAGAGAAGCTGCATGGAGCTGAACCAGAGCCTCGTAGCCTTGAAACTAATTCCCCATTAAAGGACTTTGACGTGATAATAGCTAGTCTACACTATGAACCCGACTACGTGAACTTACTACGTATACTCCTAGCTGGAGGTATAGAAGTTGATAGAAAGAAAAGAAGGAAGCCATTATTATTTGTCGGCGGCCCAGCCCCGATGTCTAATCCCATGCCGCTAAAGAATATAGTAGATGGCGTGTTAATCGGTGAGGCAGAAGAACTCATACCCGTACTGGTCGAAGAATACCTCTCCAATGACGATAAGTCTTCTCTCCTACAAGCACTTGACTCGAAAAAAGGCTTCTACATACCAGAAATAGATAATACCACAGAAAGAGTATGGGTTAAGAACATTAACGAAACCTTTTATCCAATAACACAAATACAATCCCTAGACCGTGAACCTGTTTATGGAAGAGGATTCTTACTCGAGACAGCACGCGGGTGTCCCCGTTGGTGTAGATTCTGTCTTGAAGGAAGACTCTTTAAACCATTTAGAACAAGGAGCAAAACTGTGCTTAAAAAACTAGTTGATAAAGGCTTAAATCTTAATAATCTCAACAGAGTAATCATTTACTCACTATTCTTTCCATCAGAAAACGATGTATGGCTCCTTGAATACCTTAATGGATTAGGCGTTAAGGCATCTCTTCCGTCAATGCGGCTTGACGCTATTAACGATAATGTCCTCGAATTAATTAAGGATATTGGACAGAAAACTATTACCATAGCCCCGGAAAACGTTAGTATGAAGGGCTTGTATGCTTTTTGCAAATGCTTCCGTAACCAGGATATTTGGGATAAACCATTCACTATAATAGATAAAGGATTTGATTTGAAGATGTATTTTATACTGGGGTTTAAAGGCGAGAGTATTGACGATGTAAAAACCAATATTGATTATATAAAAAGGATAGCCAAACACGCAAAGTCACGTAAACGTGGGCTATCTGTAACAGTAAATCCTCTTGTCCCAAAACCAAAAACGCCATTCCAATGGATAGGAATGATTGATCTTGAGCGTGCCAAACAAATAATATCATATACAAGAAATGAACTAAGAGGTCTCGTGGATACAAGACCTCTTTACGTCAACTGGGCTTGGATCCAAGCTTCAATAGCTCTTGCCGATGAAAGCATAGGAAGAATACTAGTTGAGTGGGCTATTGAGGGAGGAGGTCTTGGTGGCTGGAGACGTGTTCTCCGAAGAACTGGTTATTCAACAAAATACGTTTTTACAGGAAGGAAATACGGAGAGACTTTACCCTGGGACAAAGTAGTTCTAGGTGAGTATGTCGAAGAAGTTGTAGAGAAAGAATATATTGTTCTAAAGAAGCTTCTAGGATTATAA
- a CDS encoding DNA-binding protein, with protein sequence MSLGDVAKWVSKDARYKIIEVLVSTRSARTLASQLGVSHTVINKYLKRKTHPSDETLARALNIVEEYERKRVLQILVEDILEALTILVNEIKDSGDKDLLEYISSKLISVLEAIKEDE encoded by the coding sequence TTGAGCCTAGGGGATGTAGCGAAATGGGTTAGCAAAGATGCACGTTACAAAATAATAGAAGTACTTGTATCAACAAGGAGTGCGAGAACACTAGCATCGCAATTAGGTGTCTCTCATACAGTTATCAACAAGTACCTAAAAAGAAAAACACATCCTAGTGATGAAACACTTGCACGCGCGCTTAACATTGTTGAAGAATATGAGCGTAAAAGAGTATTGCAAATCCTCGTAGAAGATATTCTAGAAGCTCTTACAATACTTGTTAACGAGATTAAAGATAGTGGCGACAAAGATTTGCTGGAATATATTTCCAGTAAGCTCATTAGTGTCTTGGAGGCGATCAAAGAAGATGAGTGA
- a CDS encoding hydroxymethylglutaryl-CoA synthase — protein MTVKPVLPEEKVGIIGWGAYVPKYRIPLKEIARIWGFSEETPKTLNVVEKAVAGRDEDAVTMGWEAARNALLRAGINPKEIGAVWFGTESKPYAVKPSATIIAEALGITPDTMATDLEFACRAASEAVRISIGAVASGLVKYTLVIGSDTAQANPGDILEFTASSAATALVIGPSEEAAAVFEASYTYVTDTPDFWRRAHVPYPLHGEAFTGEPAYFAHIIGAVKGLMEKTGLKPEDFDYAVFHQPNGTFPLRVARKLGIPKEKVLPGLVTPYIGNSYNSSALIGLAKVLEEAKPGQRILLAPFGSGAGSDAYSIIVTEKVIEKRDKAPKVIDYINRKKIIDYGLYAKYRGLIKRI, from the coding sequence ATGACGGTGAAACCCGTGCTTCCTGAGGAAAAAGTAGGAATAATTGGATGGGGAGCATATGTACCAAAGTACAGGATCCCGCTTAAGGAAATAGCTAGAATATGGGGTTTTAGCGAAGAAACACCTAAGACACTAAATGTTGTTGAAAAAGCTGTTGCTGGTAGAGATGAAGACGCTGTAACTATGGGATGGGAAGCAGCTAGGAACGCGTTGCTGAGAGCAGGTATAAATCCTAAGGAAATAGGCGCGGTCTGGTTTGGTACCGAGTCGAAACCATACGCGGTAAAACCATCTGCTACGATAATAGCTGAAGCACTCGGTATAACACCAGACACCATGGCTACAGATCTAGAGTTCGCTTGTAGAGCAGCAAGCGAAGCCGTTAGGATAAGTATTGGCGCTGTTGCATCAGGACTTGTAAAATATACTCTTGTGATAGGGTCTGACACAGCCCAGGCAAATCCCGGTGATATACTCGAGTTCACTGCTTCATCAGCTGCAACAGCATTAGTTATAGGGCCATCGGAAGAGGCTGCAGCAGTATTCGAGGCAAGTTACACGTACGTAACTGACACACCAGACTTTTGGCGTCGAGCACATGTACCATACCCGCTTCACGGAGAAGCCTTTACCGGTGAACCAGCTTATTTCGCGCACATAATTGGTGCTGTAAAAGGGTTAATGGAGAAAACAGGACTTAAACCAGAGGATTTCGATTACGCTGTATTCCATCAGCCAAATGGTACTTTCCCTCTAAGAGTTGCAAGGAAACTAGGTATACCTAAAGAAAAAGTGTTGCCCGGACTAGTAACGCCATACATAGGCAACAGCTATAACTCATCAGCACTAATAGGTTTAGCCAAGGTCTTAGAAGAAGCTAAGCCTGGACAAAGAATACTATTAGCACCATTCGGTAGCGGCGCAGGTAGTGATGCGTACAGTATTATTGTTACAGAAAAAGTCATTGAAAAACGTGATAAAGCACCCAAAGTCATTGACTATATCAACAGGAAAAAGATTATTGATTACGGTCTTTACGCTAAGTATCGTGGTTTAATCAAAAGAATCTAG
- a CDS encoding PLP-dependent aminotransferase family protein has translation MLSSSYPFLASYLRCLFLEPPVSHRNNLVYFPHSHIIYLVEFLDPNFDELISKSVKKLKASEIRELLKLVKKSKDIISFAGGIPDPRYFPRKELIEIAKRVIEEMGDYSLQYSETQGVYEVREAIAKLMEKIRGIKADPDDIIVTTGSQQALDMIARTFIEWGDKVITESPSYLAALGAFKLMGADVIGVKIDENGMRTIMLEDIVRSLIRADKKPKFIYTIPVAHNPGGVTMSIDRKKHLLEIASQYDLIVIEDDPYAAFVFDESVDVTPLKALDKEGRVIYISTLSKILAPGIRLGWIVPPKELVRKLELLKQYMDLHSPTLNQYMFAEAVNSGLVYKHIQKLKQVYKEKRDAMISAMDDYFPEYTWYSRPIGGFFVFVYVFKKGFDAKKALNIALSKYKVAYVPGQGFHPDGSGANSMRLSYSYPDTETIKEGIRRLSEMIKNYPE, from the coding sequence ATGCTATCCTCTTCATACCCTTTCTTAGCTTCTTATTTACGGTGTTTATTTCTTGAACCACCGGTTTCCCACCGTAACAACTTAGTTTATTTCCCCCATTCGCATATTATTTATTTGGTGGAATTCTTGGATCCAAACTTTGACGAGCTTATATCAAAATCTGTAAAGAAGCTAAAAGCCTCTGAGATACGTGAGCTCCTCAAGCTTGTAAAGAAGTCAAAGGATATAATTAGTTTTGCTGGCGGAATACCTGATCCCCGGTATTTCCCAAGGAAAGAACTCATAGAGATAGCTAAGCGTGTAATAGAGGAAATGGGTGATTATAGTCTTCAGTACAGTGAAACACAAGGTGTATACGAGGTAAGAGAAGCCATAGCCAAGCTTATGGAGAAAATCAGAGGGATAAAAGCCGATCCCGATGACATTATCGTTACTACGGGTAGCCAACAAGCACTTGATATGATCGCTAGGACGTTTATTGAATGGGGTGATAAAGTAATAACGGAGTCTCCATCGTACCTAGCAGCTCTTGGTGCTTTTAAGTTGATGGGAGCCGATGTTATCGGCGTCAAGATAGACGAGAATGGAATGAGGACAATAATGCTTGAAGATATTGTCAGAAGCCTCATTAGAGCTGATAAGAAACCCAAATTCATCTATACGATTCCTGTTGCACATAACCCAGGCGGTGTGACGATGTCTATTGATAGAAAGAAACACCTGCTTGAAATAGCTAGTCAATATGATCTAATAGTTATCGAGGATGACCCTTATGCCGCTTTTGTATTCGATGAATCCGTAGATGTAACCCCGCTTAAGGCTTTAGATAAAGAAGGACGTGTAATATACATAAGTACATTGAGTAAAATACTTGCGCCAGGTATTAGACTTGGATGGATTGTACCGCCCAAAGAGCTTGTAAGGAAACTGGAGTTGCTCAAGCAATACATGGATCTTCATTCCCCAACACTTAACCAGTACATGTTTGCTGAAGCAGTAAACTCAGGGCTTGTTTACAAGCATATACAGAAACTTAAGCAAGTGTATAAGGAGAAAAGAGATGCAATGATTAGTGCTATGGACGACTACTTCCCAGAATACACCTGGTACAGCAGACCCATTGGTGGCTTCTTCGTATTCGTATACGTATTCAAGAAAGGATTTGATGCAAAGAAAGCTCTCAATATTGCATTGTCAAAATATAAAGTAGCCTACGTGCCTGGACAAGGCTTCCATCCAGACGGTAGCGGTGCTAATAGTATGCGGTTGAGCTATAGTTACCCAGATACGGAGACCATCAAGGAAGGTATCAGAAGATTAAGCGAGATGATCAAGAACTATCCAGAGTGA
- the hmgA gene encoding hydroxymethylglutaryl-CoA reductase (NADPH) — protein MNSIKTKIEEYVAKVLSGEIPLHKIEEAVGNANVAVIVRRKVIEKLTGTVLPAIGTTIIDFVEISGKNIENPIGAIQIPLGIAGPLKINGEYAKGDYYIPLATTEGALVASINRGCKAITLSGGAKTRVLYDGMARAPLFWTPDIETASRLVSWVKENFSKIKEIAESTTRHGKLKDIEPFILGNNVWLRFVYETGDAMGMNMVTIATDKACRFIEENFPGTTRCIALSGNMCVDKKPALLNMLFGRGKTVVAEAIIKRDVVNKVLKTTPEAIVEVNIRKNLLGSARAGSLSYNAHYANIIAAIFIATGQDVAQVVESSMGYTWAEIRGEDLYISVTLPSLEVGTVGGGTRLPTQREALKILGIEGGGDPPGTNARKFAEIVAATVLAGELNLLAALAAGHLAEAHIKFGRGGTKK, from the coding sequence ATGAACTCTATCAAAACTAAAATCGAGGAATATGTAGCTAAAGTACTCTCTGGCGAAATACCATTACACAAAATAGAAGAGGCTGTTGGCAACGCTAACGTAGCCGTAATTGTAAGACGAAAAGTCATAGAGAAACTTACCGGGACAGTACTTCCCGCTATAGGTACGACTATAATAGACTTCGTTGAGATCTCGGGTAAGAATATAGAGAACCCTATAGGAGCCATACAAATACCGCTTGGTATAGCAGGTCCTCTGAAAATAAATGGTGAGTATGCTAAAGGAGATTACTACATTCCCTTAGCAACAACTGAGGGAGCCTTGGTTGCCAGTATAAACAGGGGATGCAAAGCAATAACGTTGAGTGGTGGTGCAAAAACACGTGTTCTCTACGATGGTATGGCTAGAGCGCCGCTCTTCTGGACCCCCGATATAGAGACAGCATCCAGACTTGTCTCCTGGGTTAAAGAAAACTTCAGTAAAATAAAAGAAATAGCCGAGTCAACAACTAGGCATGGAAAGTTAAAGGACATAGAGCCATTTATTCTCGGTAACAATGTATGGCTTAGGTTTGTCTATGAGACAGGAGACGCTATGGGAATGAATATGGTTACAATAGCTACTGACAAAGCATGCCGTTTTATTGAAGAAAACTTTCCCGGAACAACAAGATGTATAGCCCTTAGCGGAAACATGTGCGTAGACAAGAAACCAGCGTTACTCAACATGTTGTTTGGGAGAGGAAAAACAGTTGTAGCTGAAGCAATCATAAAACGAGATGTAGTGAATAAAGTACTTAAAACAACTCCCGAAGCAATAGTAGAAGTTAATATAAGAAAGAATCTCTTAGGGAGCGCGAGAGCAGGATCACTAAGTTATAATGCTCATTATGCAAATATAATAGCGGCGATATTCATTGCTACAGGGCAGGATGTAGCCCAGGTTGTTGAAAGCAGTATGGGATATACATGGGCTGAAATACGCGGAGAAGACCTCTATATATCAGTTACACTCCCTAGTCTAGAAGTAGGTACTGTTGGTGGAGGTACGAGACTCCCGACACAACGTGAAGCCTTAAAGATACTTGGTATAGAAGGCGGGGGCGATCCGCCGGGAACCAATGCAAGAAAATTCGCTGAGATAGTCGCAGCTACAGTACTGGCTGGTGAGCTGAATCTTCTAGCAGCATTAGCAGCCGGTCATTTAGCTGAAGCACATATAAAATTTGGAAGAGGAGGAACAAAGAAATAA
- a CDS encoding ABC transporter ATP-binding protein yields MSEILLEVKDLKTYFYTSKGIVKAVDGVSFTLNKGEVLGIAGESGCGKSTLAYSIIRLVPPPGKIVGGQIFFEGRNILAMDDETFRREIRWKKISMVFQGAMNALNPVYTVGDQIAEVLMLHKGMTKREAYTVVYKLLSMVGIDPKRARSYPHELSGGMKQRVMIAMALALNPPLVIADEPTTALDVVVQAQVMNVLKRLQKELKISIILITHDLSLIAEIADKVAVMYAGHLVEFGTAEQIYYNPQHPYTKGLLASIPRLRGDIKKLEWIPGVPPDLSNPPPGCRFEPRCKYRMDICGKEEPPVIEIEPGHFVKCWLYAKK; encoded by the coding sequence TTGAGTGAGATACTACTCGAAGTAAAGGATCTGAAGACTTACTTTTACACATCTAAGGGTATTGTCAAAGCTGTCGATGGAGTATCATTTACGCTCAACAAGGGAGAAGTACTAGGGATTGCTGGAGAGTCTGGTTGTGGAAAGAGTACATTAGCATACTCAATAATAAGACTAGTGCCTCCGCCAGGAAAAATAGTTGGTGGTCAAATATTCTTTGAAGGAAGAAATATTCTTGCCATGGATGACGAGACATTCCGTAGAGAGATTAGGTGGAAGAAAATATCAATGGTGTTCCAAGGTGCAATGAACGCTCTTAACCCAGTATATACTGTTGGCGACCAGATAGCTGAAGTCCTTATGCTCCACAAAGGTATGACTAAGAGAGAAGCCTATACTGTTGTATACAAGCTCCTTTCAATGGTTGGAATAGACCCCAAGAGAGCTCGTAGCTATCCACATGAGCTCAGCGGTGGTATGAAACAGAGAGTAATGATCGCTATGGCGTTAGCATTGAACCCACCACTTGTGATAGCTGACGAGCCTACAACAGCTTTGGACGTTGTCGTGCAAGCTCAGGTAATGAATGTTCTCAAGAGACTTCAAAAAGAACTAAAGATATCAATTATCCTTATTACACACGACCTAAGCCTTATTGCTGAAATAGCCGATAAAGTGGCGGTCATGTATGCCGGACATCTAGTAGAGTTTGGTACGGCCGAACAAATATACTATAACCCGCAGCACCCATACACTAAAGGCCTTCTTGCAAGTATACCAAGACTTAGAGGTGATATAAAGAAACTTGAGTGGATACCAGGAGTACCGCCAGATCTAAGTAATCCTCCGCCTGGCTGTAGATTCGAGCCTAGATGTAAGTATAGAATGGATATATGTGGAAAAGAAGAACCACCTGTAATAGAGATTGAGCCAGGGCATTTTGTTAAATGTTGGCTTTATGCTAAGAAGTAG
- a CDS encoding ABC transporter ATP-binding protein, translating into MSEKVFEPKPGPDTVLWVKDLKTYFPLRRGLTEIIFRRPRKYVRAVDGISFAVKEGEVFGLAGESGCGKTTTGRTILRLEEPTAGIIGYRPRKRLLEEWAKIGYKPKILNEYGDIDIAKVPQEALKPMRKELQMIFQDPYGSLNPRFTIYKILEEPLLIHGIGETKEERYDIVAKALEAVKLTPPEEFMFRYPHMISGGQRQRVVIARALILQPKFIVADEPVSMLDVSIRAEILELLMDLKRQFNLTYIFITHDLAVARYITDRIAIMYLGKIVEMGDTRKVIENPMHPYTKALVAAIPEPDPKNRLTERKVPIKGEVPSAIFIPPGCRFHPRCVVLDEHPELKQYCTRKEPPLVEVEPGHYAACWLYAKK; encoded by the coding sequence ATGAGTGAAAAAGTGTTTGAGCCCAAACCTGGTCCTGATACAGTCCTCTGGGTAAAAGACCTTAAAACATACTTCCCCCTACGTAGGGGACTCACGGAAATCATCTTTAGGCGTCCACGGAAATACGTTAGAGCTGTTGATGGTATATCCTTTGCTGTGAAAGAAGGAGAAGTATTTGGACTAGCTGGAGAGTCTGGTTGTGGAAAAACAACAACTGGTAGAACAATACTAAGACTCGAAGAACCCACTGCTGGTATTATAGGTTATAGGCCGAGAAAAAGACTTCTTGAAGAATGGGCTAAAATAGGATATAAACCCAAGATCCTTAACGAGTATGGAGACATAGATATAGCGAAAGTACCGCAAGAAGCACTTAAGCCCATGAGAAAAGAGCTACAGATGATATTCCAAGACCCCTATGGTAGCCTCAACCCCAGATTCACTATATATAAGATTCTCGAAGAGCCACTGCTAATCCATGGTATTGGTGAAACTAAGGAGGAGAGATACGATATCGTAGCCAAGGCTCTTGAGGCGGTAAAGCTTACTCCTCCAGAAGAATTCATGTTCCGTTATCCACACATGATCTCCGGTGGTCAGAGACAAAGAGTGGTCATTGCAAGAGCACTTATCCTTCAGCCGAAATTCATTGTAGCCGACGAGCCTGTATCAATGCTTGATGTGTCTATTAGAGCAGAAATACTTGAGCTACTAATGGACCTCAAGAGGCAATTCAATTTAACGTATATATTCATTACACATGATCTAGCTGTAGCCAGATACATTACTGATAGGATAGCGATAATGTATCTCGGCAAGATTGTAGAGATGGGTGATACAAGGAAAGTAATCGAGAACCCGATGCATCCATACACGAAAGCCCTTGTGGCAGCAATACCAGAGCCCGACCCGAAGAATAGGCTGACTGAGAGAAAAGTACCCATCAAAGGCGAAGTACCGAGTGCAATCTTCATACCACCTGGCTGTAGATTCCATCCAAGATGTGTAGTTCTTGATGAGCATCCAGAGTTAAAACAGTATTGTACAAGAAAAGAGCCTCCACTAGTAGAAGTTGAGCCAGGTCATTATGCTGCTTGCTGGTTATATGCGAAGAAATAA